Proteins co-encoded in one Capsicum annuum cultivar UCD-10X-F1 chromosome 9, UCD10Xv1.1, whole genome shotgun sequence genomic window:
- the LOC124887324 gene encoding uncharacterized protein LOC124887324 — MASDSNFVQATISRFDDHYDYWSMLMENFLRSKEYWPIVEDDINTPAVGKILTNTQKTELEAKKLKDLKAKNYLFLAIDRPILETILCKETSKDIWDSMKKKYQGTTRVKRAQLQALRRDFETLQMKEGESVISYYARTMEISNKMRFYGEKMTDVTIVEKILCSLTSKYDYVVCSIEESKDIDELLLDELQSSLLVHEQKMNPYWCMNRR, encoded by the coding sequence ATGGCATCAGATAGTAATTTCGTACAAGCAACAATTTCTCGCTTTgatgatcactatgactattggAGCATGCTGATGGAGAATTTCTTACGGTCAAAGGAGTATTGGCCAATTGTGGAGGATGACATCAATACTCCGGCAGTAGGCAAAATTTTGACGAATACTCAAAAAACAGAGTTGGAAGCGAAAAAATTGAAAGATTTGAAAGCGAAGAATTATCTCTTTCTGGCTATCGATCGTCCCATCCTAGAAACTATTCTTTGCAAAGAAACTTCTAAGGATATTTGGGACTCCATGAAAAAGAAATATCAAGGCACTACTAGAGTGAAGCGTGCACAGCTTCAAGCCTTAAGAAGGGATTTTGAGACTCTGCAGATGAAGGAAGGAGAGTCTGTAATAAGTTATTACGCTAGAACAATGGAGATCAGCAACAAAATGCGATTTTATGGCGAGAAGATGACTGATGTCACAATTGTTGAGAAAATATTGTGCTCTTTGACGTCGAAGTATGATTATGTGGTTTGCTCCATTGAGGAATCAAAAGATATAGATGAGTTATTGTTGGATGAATTACAAAGCTCCCTATTAGTACATGAACAGAAGATGAATCCTTATTGGTGCATGAACAGAAGATGA